In one Silene latifolia isolate original U9 population chromosome 10, ASM4854445v1, whole genome shotgun sequence genomic region, the following are encoded:
- the LOC141609146 gene encoding uncharacterized protein LOC141609146 — MGKMKLSLAHGFRGTYPVSPNTVYWNEAKLMAKQILKSHQDKMDSPPRTVRLLKADYYSVKGLMFNITFRVKGVDGVSVAYTAEVWFNICDEGIKVLAFGKVHGSERKPKNLEVDGSNNSDKKVSTKKMGKEGLDVFKGLSSPVPMTTNSELDSRLVTCLSIL; from the exons ATGGGGAAGATGAAGCTGAGTCTTGCGCACGGATTTAGAGGAACTTACCCTGTAAGCCCCAATACTGTTTACTGGAACGAGGCCAAGCTTATGGCTAAGCAGATATTGAAATCACATCAAGACAAGATG GATAGCCCCCCTCGTACCGTACGCCTCCTAAAAGCTGATTATTATAGTGTCAAGGGGTTAATGTTCAACATCACCTTTCGTGTTAAAGGAGTAGACGGTGTCAGCGTCGCCTACACTGCTGAAGTGTGGTTTAATATCTGTGATGAGGGTATTAAAGTTTTAGCTTTTGGCAAAGTTCATGGCTCAG AGAGGAAACCGAAAAATTTGGAGGTTGATGGCAGCAACAATTCTGATAAGAAGGTATCTACCAAAAAGATGGGGAAGGAGGGACTTGATGTATTCAAGGGGCTAAGCTCACCAGTTCCGATGACTACTAATTCTGAATTAGACTCTAGGTTAGTTACTTGTCTTTCGATTTTATGA